From Danio rerio strain Tuebingen ecotype United States chromosome 2, GRCz12tu, whole genome shotgun sequence:
tgacatgggctggtataagattctgacagtatgataaccttggataaaaatatcatggtttcacaatatcactgtattgtgattactgctctaaaatatgctctttttaaatgtctgggtaaaaaaaaaaaacatttttccccatttaacacaatgtattttataattagaaacattaaaactattttggACCTGTAGCTTTTGATATGGATGGTCTTTTTCTGCTAGACATACTGTTCatgctgttgccctaaaaaactaaatcaattaGTTGTAAAAATTTAATCAAGGTTACATCTGTTGTATCGactgcaaaaattaaataaaattaaattgttaaattttttgtacttttttttttttttgaagagatCTTAACACTTAATTTCAACATTTAGAGCCATGTATCAAATATGATGGAGTAGGCTTTGTATAATTAAGAGGTAAACACGTCCTCTTTGTTTTTAGTGTTTGTTATTTAAATTACAGAGATTAGAGGTTCTTGAGGTCAAAAAAgcaacgaagaaaaaaaaatcacaaagatTACATCAACAAAATAAATTCTTCAAATAATGCTGTAAATTGAGAAAAATCACCAACAAATAGTCATTTTTTGCAGCAATAATCAGACATTTTGATTAAAAGGGGGTAAAATTTTAAATGACCAACTAAAATCCCTGATAATCATTGACTTAGACAAATTCTCTGACTTTAAATGCCTTGGAATGTTTTGGAGATGTGGCCAATCTTATGTTGCACAGGTATATTTTCtggcaatagccaaaaatacattgtatgggttcttatttaataacaaaaatcattagaatgttAGGTAAAGGTCATGATCCATGAAGATACTTTGTAAAATGCCTATTGTAAATACATAAAACTTAGTTTTTGATTAGTAAAATAATTGCTAAGAAATTAATTTCtccaatttaaaatgtaaatttctcaatatttcgattttttttaccctcagattgcaattttttttcaaatattcatATCTCACCCAAATTTTGTTCTGTCATAACAATCCAAACATCAATGGAATGATGTATAATTgtgatttatataaaaaaaaactacatttgtaCTTGTTTTGTGGTTGGACTGGCTTTGTGGTTCAGAATCACATGCATGTACAAAAAATACTAACGAAGGTAAATAGACCAACTCACCAGTGCAGCTGTTCTCTGAGTTTTTGAAGTGATCAGAAAGGCACGCTGGGTTTATGAACATCAGTGAAGAGGATTTAATAATGTGCTGCACAAAGTCTAACAGCATCACACACGCTGGCTCAGAACTGCTCTTCTTGCATAACTCCAGAGCAACTACAATGTGATAGagataaaatgtcataaaaatagACCAAATAAGCAAGACAAGTGTCTCACACATTACTGTATTAAAAGCTAGAAGGGAATTCAACgaaataaaaaatgctaatttctaATATATTCATATGTTCTACTGATttgttttaaagagaaaaaagATCCTTTAAAATACTAATTATATCACCCATTTTCCCTTAAGTCGTTCCCCTTTCTTCATTGGAACATGAGAGAATATTTTGAGaaataattagaattttttaTCTATGTAGTCAGATGTCACTAATATCTTATTAAACTATTTGACATAGAAATAGGGAGACAGGAAAAAGGGAGAGTCTCTAATGTTGGGTAACAAAAATGTTGGAGTCATTTAGAGCTGTTATTGGACTGTTGGAAGTAAACACCTTTTTGAGTTTTTGTAACATCTGTTTTGATATAATTAATTAGAAaaattttttgtgttgtttggtcatttaagccaaaattaaattgtttatttttttaaaggactATTAATTTATCTTGAATAAAGTTTTGGCGTTTGCCATATTaatctcacacatgcacacacacaaatctactaatgttaaaaaaactaattgcatATAGCAGAGATGATACTGTTTTTGTATTAGGCTCAAATTTAAAACAACTTAAACTTGAAATGAAAacctatttaattttaaatttgtttacttcattttttttacCTTCACACGTCATCAATAATCTACCaagtgtttttattaaaaaaagattaaaaaaaaatcaagatttacatttattcattcattcattcattcattcattttctttttggcttagtccctttattaatccagggtcataACAGTAGAacgtaccgccaacttatccagcatgtttttacgcagcggatgcccttccagccgcaacccatatctgggaaacatccacacaaactcattcacacacactcacactcacacacacacacacacacacacacacacacacacacacacacacacacacactacggacaatttagcctacccagttcacttgtaccgcatgtctttggactgtgggggaaaccggagcacccggatgaaacccaaccgaacgcagggagaaaatgcaaactccacacagaaacgccagctgagccaaggctcgaaccagcgaccctcttgctgtgaggcgacagcactacctactgtgccactgcgttgccaccAAGATTTACATGAAGTTTGAAATTTCATTTTCATAATGATACTTCAGCAGTTAACAGGTTAAACAAGTATTATaattaattcgttcattcattcattttccttcagcttagtcctttatttatcaggagttaccacagcagaattaaccaccaactattccagcatatgttttacacagcagattcccttccagctgcaaaccattacTGGACAACACCCATATTCTCTCACATgtacacatgcactcatacactactgccaatgtTGATCATCCATTTCTGGATTATAATTGTCCCATAAATTTAATTTGGTGGCATAATAtcctataccagtggttctcaaactgtggtacgtgtaccaatagtggtacgcaggcttccttctagtggtacgtggaggaataaaatatgtcatgtacatgctatacacatttcaaaatttttcaaaaattatgtaaataatatgccATATGtgacatttagcctatatttctgaggtaatctgccacatttttttttttactttgcagagttgtagctgctttactgggtctactacgctactgtatttcaatactgctcatttttgtggtacttggagagacaatttttttctgaggtggtacttgatgaaaaaaagtttgagaaccactgtcctaTACTATACATATATTAAGttacactgaaataaaatacCTCGACTATAAAGCTGtacatacaattgaaataaaaaacacactCTGAAAGCCATTTGACAAGCATTATTTAGAAGTTTCATCTAACATGTAATATAATTATTAGCATTTATAACTATTAgcatataaaaaacataaatcatcCACAGAGGACTTTACATTAAGATTTTTCAGTATTTCTCGGGTTTTATGTAAAGTCAACTACAAGCTTATAGCTTTACTTTCATTCAGCTTGGTTTGAAAAAGCACAAGTgttagtaaataatgacagaactttcatgTAAGAACAACTATTCTCAACAAACCCCAAAATACAGTTTATTGTTTCTTACCGACATCAACATCTGTCAATATCCTGTCAATGAACTGACAAAGTATCTGACGAGGTTTCTGCACTGCCTGGTTGTACTCAACCGAACTGGCACTGGAAAACACAAAACAAGCCTTGTGTTTGATTTATTCTTTAATAACGTTAGTCATGTTAaagacactttaaaaaaataatagtcgCTGTTAGCAGCCATTGACGTTACCTTGCTAATTCTTGCAGTGCAGGAATCATTGCTGACATTTCTAGTCCTTGCTCCATCTTTACTTGGTAAATGAGTTcttattatttgcaaaaaaaaagtttaggtcGTGTTGACCTAATGAAACATTTAGAATAATGTGAGCCTGCCCATCCTCTGCTTCTTCCCCACGCGCATCACTTTCAAAACTCTTTTCGCACTTTCGCCGTCTACTACGGCAAGTGAGTTGGGTCAGTCTGTTGTAAGCAAAGGAAGTCTTGAAACGATTTGATGACGTATGTCGAAGTACCCTATCAGTACCATGTTACCATGGAAACATCGTGAGACCCTGGCACGATGCGGAAATGAAGCTGTGTGTGCgatgaatgaccaaaacaacagttcatcGAGCACTATTTACTGCTAAAAACGCTGCTAATTTAATATGGGGATTACAAAATTAGCGCATTTAATTCATTTCGACGCACCAGCGTCAATGCGCAGCAAAGAGATCGGCGATTATTCTGGTAAGATTAATGCATTGAAGTTATAATGTAGTTAAACGTTAACAATAAGGattcagacatatatatatatatatatatatatatatatatatatatatatatatatatatatatatatatatatatatatatatatatatatatatagtgatttgggggccctaaactgttccagccatggggcccaacAGTCCTAAAATGCATCCTGtagttttattaactttttaaaatttatttagctgttttttcccTATATCACTGAATCTTCTTTTTCATGTTTTATCTAAAttaaatctctacattttaagtgatttttttaaatgtacaaaaaaaatcgaaaataatgaattgtttaaaaaactaaatctttatcTGACTTGACTGCTCTGTGATTGGGGGTGTAAGAAACATTTGGGTTATTTCTGCTGGCAAAACCTTTaggattaacatttttataaagcacatgaataatgttttagtttagaattagtttcttataatcagtatttagtgaatatatttaaaatgtcacCAATGGGTtgtattcactgtgtaaaacatatggataagttggtggttcattacgctgtggcaaccccagattaataaaaagggactaagccgaaaagaaaatgaataaataaatgaatgaatgaattgttcatcaatattttagaaaacaagacttcatatattttatcattttgctTCTCAAGTAAATGCATCTTGATTGAATGAATTTTTAAGGTATTTGTACTGTGAGGCAACAAATGATTTAATAAAGAACCTATTTTTTAGGTACTGCGAGGTAGAAGTATATTGGAAAATTTGTAGAAAGTATTGCTAATGCAACTTATTTTGTggttcatagatatttacatttttaaaacatggtGATGGATTGTGTTGTGTCAATGTATTCTATGGTCTTTAATGTGGCCTTTTAAATGAACTTTCATAAAACCTGTAGAACTAAAACCTTCAGAATAATAAATTATGTgctctatttaattatttattgtttatttgtttgtttgtttgtttattctaatcaatttaataattattaagataaaacaataatattttacaataatacttatatttagttttatcctagttatttatttcataattttaaacaaattgtggataacatattatatattctaatcttatttattcattgtatAATCAGTATGCTATTATAATTTAAttctaaatatttgtttaatttatactaatgtttgtttattgtgtcatttatttatcttaataAAATGTGTGATcgttcagttttgtttttgatacttttttgccatttttattcTTTATCTTCAAACTTTCCACTCACCTTGTAGCACTTCCTTGCAGCTTTTTAGCTTTAAAAAACCCTGTTCTTCTCAGAATTGTCTCTTTTCTGTTATATTTACCCAAAATAAACTGTATTAAATGTCATTTATCTGTGATTCAGGTAAGATTATCGCACTAGATACATCTATTGTGGTGAATCAGTTCCGTTCAGCTCTCCCTGGCCATCTGAAACTAAGGTCAGTTCAATTCATTTTTTGTATTGCCcttctagggctgggcgattaattaaAAGGTCattgaaatcaacattcagaacccataatcgatcaaatttttcaaGGTCATTTTTTTCAATTACGTTCTCTACCATGTGTAGAGTCAAGGGTTCGCGGCCACATCTGATCTTGGGTCAAGTAAGACGATGGAACTGTtattgagccttactttgcactacagtGACAATGATTGGGAGCTGCGTCAGAGATGCCTTGAGCCGGCATATtttccattcatttaaaataattatttacattaaaatagaagatgcaataaatgcactgtttaaaatattattaatgttgtaataaatattaatgttaattaatgttgtaataaatatataataaatattgtaatatgtgAGCTTATTTcttgtacaaaacttgtcagtgaactatatgaataaaacatgaattaataatcaattaataattaataattaatgaataaattaaataattgttcaTGAATAGTTATTGAGTTAAACTGTTTAATTAATTGGGATTTAGATTTTCGGCCAAATTGCCCAGCTCTTTATTCCATGTTATATGTTTCTGTTTACAAAATGAATATCTATTGTTGCAGTCCCCTCGCTGGCTTGTTTTACCGCACTCTTGCTTTCCTGGAGCATGACATCAAGCCTGTCTTTGTACTTGATGGAAAGCCACCCCATCAAAAGAGAGCTGTGGTGAGATTCAGACTTCTGTtgaatagttatatatatatatatatatatatatatatatatatatatatatatatatatatatatatatatatatatatacatataattagtTTGTATTTAGTAAAACGTTATTTTTTTAGCTGGAGAAAAGAGCTCAAAGCACAGGCTGGAGCAGCTCACAGAGCCCCAACACAGGTAAATATGTGGCTTCAACACTGTTGCAACTGGATCTgtgaaaaatgtatattttaaatgtttcctcaTATACTCAGTCGATAAGTTTGGAGCTGGTTATATTTGTTCAcggctttgttgttgttgtttttttttttcaagctattTTATGCTTACAGGGGCTGCATTGTTTTAATCACTACCATAGTATTTTAGAATATTATTACATCATACCATAGCTAActgttttctatttgaatatattttaaaatgcaatttattctatacattttattatgatgCATTAAATTTCTAATATGTCTTTTTTAATAATCTTTGATAATATAAAGTTCAGAAGTActtgtaacattataaatgcatttatgAGCAATACAATTATTTGCAGAAGAACAAAAATATagaatttttaatgaaaataataatatatttgtaataataactattatatttGACACCTTGTTTTCCACAAATTTAGGGTCTGCCTTTAATCAAGAATGCCTTCGTCTCCTGCATCTCATGGGTGTGCCTTGTATCAAGGTATTTTGTTTTCTAATGaatttatttagcttgttttgctTATTTAAATTCTCTCTCATCTGAATTTGAGAACTTTTTTTCACTGTCAGGCTCCAGGTGAAGCAGAGGCTCTGTGTGCCCACCTGGCCAAAATCGGCACAGTAAATGCTGTGGCCTCAGAGGACATGGACACACTGGCATTTGGAGGAACTGTTCTTCTCCGCCAGCTGAATGCAAAGAgagacaggtaaaaaaaaaaagcagtcatagggattttttttccaattatagATTTTGCAGGAGAAAGCATAATAAGATATGCTTTAAAATAGTAATATCAGTGTTATTGTTTAGTCACATTAAAGAACTACAAAAACTCACCCTCGGGTTCTTCAACTCCCCTGAATCCTTTATTCATCTTTGAAAcaccaataaaaatattttagataaaatccaagagctctctcatcctcaaAAGACAACAAGGATCACAGTGTTTTCAAAGTCAAGCGGCCAAAGACATTGtcaaaactcacttaattttggcacaatatttctgaaaatgaggcatcatgttttgcttgtctagaaaatgcttcttgatttaagactaTTTAGATGTTTggcctagaaacaagacaaatccAAGTaggaaaagtattttttttttttcagtgcagataTAAACAGAAAATTAGGTTGGTTAGTTTTTAtctttttgattattttagtctCGTCTTTTTCGTAAACAATATTGCATGCTGATTGTAAATATTGTTGTAGTATTGCACTGGTAGTATTTCATGATGTTGATGTTTGATTATTGTTTCTAGCCTTAGAAAATAGGTAATCAATGAACATTTTTGCTCTTATTTTCATTGACAAAATTAACATTCTATGTCCAGTGCCTTGTTCAATCTGTGCCACAAAAGAGATAtgactaatataaattttttttctctcagtgaGATCACAGAGTACTCATTACCAAAGCTACTGGAAGCCCTACAGCTAAAATACGAAGAGGTAAAACATTCAGTCTCtcttctgttcatttttttttttgttgctttttttcctGAAGTTGTTGATGGCTTTTCTCAATTAATCTCTAGCCTGATTGTCACGATGTAATTAGAAACATCTAGCATAGTAGTTAATATGTTAGTTAGTCAATATGAATTTGACTAACATTTGAATTGCtttgtaaaaatctaaatactaaAAGAGCATAATACAGAGGgtgtaatgtgtgttttttttgttgtttttttgtccgTTTTCTACCTGTGTCTCTTTTCCAGTTTGTGGACCTATGTATCTTACTGGGTTGTGACTACTGTGATAAAATTGGAGGTCTTGGGCCGAGTCGAGCTCTTAAGCTTATTAAAGAACATCATACAATAGAGGGTGTGATGGAACATGTCAACAGAAAGGTACTTGTAGATAGTAGAAGTTAAAGGGTTAAATTGACCCAAAAATTTAAAATCTGttaataattactcaccctcatactattccaatcccctgagaattttgttcatcttcaaaacgcacattaagatgttttagaggaaatccgagagctctctaCCTCCATAGACAACCATGGTCCAGAGACGATTCGAATTATgtaaaggaaccaaaaacattgccGAAACATTTTATTTGGCTTCACTGTAATCATACAAATCTCCAAGGACCCTTTACAGTCCAACTTCTGAAGTCAAATGGaatgttttcaaaatgttttgattCCTTTTCTAGACTTTGAATGTTTCAGGACTGTTACTGTACATCAggtagtgatgtgacgttgtgcgccaaggcttcgaagcatgtatcaaaaaaaggATACATCTTGAGTGAAGCAGTGTAcaggagcttgattcgttttgccatcatcacgtgatcagtgacatccgaagcttcattttcaccTATACCTACGTCACTTCTTCGAATTTTCAtccaaaggtttaaacaccctcatgggttagtaaagtgtatagaTTAGGCatcgattacatacatttctactgtttcaaagcactgcaccagtcccacacaccagtaattaagctaaaatataatagtaattcatagtaaaaaggttttgaaccatacttaagtgtattagcgtattttttacaaccatctttaaagaaaaccactgcatttcgtagtatagtgtttaacggaggccagctggCGAGTGCACCCTGAAAGCATCACTCACATAGCCTCCTCCTAGAGCATTCACCTCCCCTGCTGGAATCGCTGGTTCAATCCCCGCTTGGAACGAGTGGGTAAACAAATAGTTTTGAATACCTTagattttactacagtcatcgatggtgtaatgtaacatacttatgtgtaaaaactacagctaTTGAATTTGcttatattactgttgttgtattactacatgaatgagttggtcagttttGAACATTTGACATCATTGCAGTACaatgctttcccacactttaaccaaAATTGGTCCTTATCAAGCTCTGATtcagaaagcttcgagtaacgaacctttttctgATACAATTGGGTCGAGcacttcactggttcagaaagcttcatttcaccatcactaacaTCACGGGtttccaaactctgtcctggagggccggtgtcttgcagatcttagctccaacttgcttcaacacacctgcaaggatgtttctagaaagtctagtaagagcttgattacctAGCCCagttgtgtctgattggggttggaactaaactttgcaggacaccagccctccaggaccgagattagaCATGCCTGCTGTACttgaaggatgagggagctctcagatttcgtctaaattatattaatttgtgATCAGAAGATGAAGGTCTCAGGGTTtgaaacaaaatgaattaataacagaataaaaATTTTGGGggggggtgaactaaccctttaagctgAACTTGCaggcttgttttttttatactgaaaaaaatgtacaaaagcacgcacatctctcttaattgggtgctcagccaaaaccgcaaaaagtgcaaattaaatgtaaatcaaaggcggcaacaccaaggctccaaaaatacaagtttattcaattaaaaaggctgacacagagcgtgtaacgtttcgagccgccggctcttcatcagacaatgtttatcacaatcaggtgcttcttttatacacttccggatcacatgatctcctctcACATATTTgtcaacatatacatacatgcatatgtatacatacacagtcgttcatatatacatatacatacacatgaatacgtatacacatttacatatagtctatagctttgatattataaatcaaattacaaaaaaaaaaaatatatatatatatatatataaatacataaataaactataatattgcatcacaaattataatacagaaaaataaataaataagggaaaaaaataaa
This genomic window contains:
- the zgc:110269 gene encoding probable flap endonuclease 1 homolog, encoding MGITKLAHLIHFDAPASMRSKEIGDYSGKIIALDTSIVVNQFRSALPGHLKLSPLAGLFYRTLAFLEHDIKPVFVLDGKPPHQKRAVLEKRAQSTGWSSSQSPNTGSAFNQECLRLLHLMGVPCIKAPGEAEALCAHLAKIGTVNAVASEDMDTLAFGGTVLLRQLNAKRDSEITEYSLPKLLEALQLKYEEFVDLCILLGCDYCDKIGGLGPSRALKLIKEHHTIEGVMEHVNRKTHPIPLNWQYKDARKLFFETPKIDDPVLAWSEPDEEGLVQFLCKEKPLKEERVRGRMKKFREMLLKRRKQREVNMQMGQTRQSRLEDFFPATRKRRAESAAVKESSGRKQFKIK